In the Candidozyma auris chromosome 5, complete sequence genome, ACCCCACTGAAAGAAGACAGACTAATAGATTAAGAATGCACATGAGCGAAGCGCCCGTGAGCTTATGCTGAGTGTTTGGAAGCTTGAATATCTGATCTTGGGTCGAGTTCATCAAGCCATCTAGAAGCATGGACCCTGCTAACTGTAGCATTCCGAGAACAATGTTGCCATCGTTGATTGATGTTTTGTTTCTTTCCGAGCTATGGCTGGTTGTAAACAAAATGACCCCAAGAGTAACCATTCCAGCGACCATGTACTTATGCGGAGGAAACCTTGTCTTGTAAAGCACAAAGTGCACGAGCATAACTGGAAGGAGTTTGCATGACTTGGCAAGCAAGAATGCTAAGTAGTCCACATGCTTCAAAGCCTTGTATCCCAAAGGCGACGAAATGGTGGATGTGATGGCTATAGCGATGAAAAACCTAACGTAGGTGGCTGATCCAGTGGAGTTCTTCGAGGCATTACTCTCGAAAATCTCGAATGGGTTCTGCTTATGAGCCAAAATCGAGTATCCAAGGCCCACAAGACACGCAAAGAAGGCTTGTACGGTGTTCACTAGCAATggagctttgaagaagactggACTATCGCCAATGTACTCGTATGGTTTGGTGTTGAttcgttcttgaagaagagaccaCGATAGAAACAGGACGTATAGGCCGAGGACGCAAAGAATTAGCGTCAAGACGGAATTGTCCTTCATTTTCTATGCCGAAGATGAATGAAAGAATAGGTTGGACTAAGGCTGCGATTTCTACTAGGCGCGCTTATACTACGTGGAACTGTTGATGTTACAGAAGCTTCTTTCACAATATGATTAGCGGCCAAATATGCCGAAAAAACcactcttctttttgtcacCCGAGGCCTTAGCTTCCTTTGTGCTCGAGTCTCCTCTAGTCGAGTAGCTGATGTAGTTAAAGGCGATGTCGAACAAGACAGCTTTACTCAACATTGGCCTCAACGCGCCCTTCTCGCCAGCGTCGGTGATTTTGTTTACTTTATCCGCAATTGGGAATTTGTAAACGTTATCCATGACATAGTCACTTGCCCCGCTCTGCTCCCTGTGGAATTGAGCCATGACGTGCgctcttgacaaactcgACTGGATGGTGTTTGAAAGCTCTTTAACTTGCTCAATGCTAGTCACATCGTATGGGAACGAGTCGGTCTTGTAGAAGTCAGGAGTCACTTCAAACGTGTCTGCAAGGTGGCTGTAGACCTTGAGTGCCTCGGGGAACATGTTCACAAGAGCGTACGATTCCGCTACTACCACGGACCTTTTGGCAGTGAAGAACTTTTGCATATTTTCCAAGGAATCATAcatatcttcatcattaTAGACACCTGGCAAGTCCTTGAGCAGCTCCACAGTGCTGATTATGGAGTCATAAAGTCTGATGACATCACGATGGGtctgaagcttcttggCACTACTTGCAAAAACTTTTGACTCTAACTGGTGGATGAGAAGcaaatctctcttcaatttggTGAAATGAACGTGGTACTTAAGGTAAGTCAACACAATGGCACCGTCTTGAGTTTTTTCCAAGTCATCTTCGTCTCGGTTCTTCAGCAAGTCTGCCTCGTGAAGGTCAACGAGAGCAGTCCATTTCTGCAACAAGCTGTCGTAGTCGTTGGCCTCTTCGAACAGCTGCCAGTCTATACGATTTAGGCGAACGATTTTAGTTGCTATTTCGTCATTGTAGACGTGAGCCTCGTGCTCCCTCCAAGTCACAGTTCTGGAGAGGTCTTCATCCATGGGTTCCTGAACGAGCAGTGGGTCTTGAGAGCGTATGAGCTCCACTGCTGGCTCTAGATAAGGTAAGTGTTTGTCATGACAGTGCTTTCTGGCGATGGTTATGAGATCGCTCGTCGATTGATGCTGCTCAATCTGAGACACTGCCAAACTCAAAGATGGGTCCACCAACGTGTCGAGCAATTCCTCCAGTaaggtcttcttgaaattttcGCCTTCTGAGTCCTCTTCACTTTGATGTATAATGAGTTCGAGACCACATCTAGCAACGGAAAATGCCTGGAGTGCCTCAGCccatctcttcttgttgaccaGGTACAACCCTTGTGACAAGGCGGTATATATATAGAGCTCTGTTCTCACCGACTGGTCCGCTTCATTCTCAGTAATCCtgagaagcttcttgttggtttgAAGTGACCTCTTAAGTCTGGTGATCATGAGCTTCTT is a window encoding:
- the HUT1 gene encoding UDP-galactose transporter HUT1 encodes the protein MKDNSVLTLILCVLGLYVSFLSWSLLQERINTKPYEYIGDSPVFFKAPLLVNTVQAFFACLVGLGYSILAHKQNPFEIFESNASKNSTGSATYVRFFIAIAITSTISSPLGYKALKHVDYLAFLLAKSCKLLPVMLVHFVLYKTRFPPHKYMVAGMVTLGVILFTTSHSSERNKTSINDGNIVLGMLQLAGSMLLDGLMNSTQDQIFKLPNTQHKLTGASLMCILNLLVCLLSVGFILIFQFENEALYAWKFVQKYPQSLIDILAFSILGAAGQVFVFLILEKFDSIILVTATVTRKMISMILSVLLFGHKLSTGQWLGVLFVFGGIGYESYLKLSSKKKKQE
- a CDS encoding signal recognition particle subunit SRP68 translates to MSIQTPLATTYGARLSAYLTTYEDLKKHRKRLNKALVKLRHNLDIVTKDTRKYSEKEQTKRLSAADYAQNKLNGLLLLLLAERDSLYAAEIKSLLEISGSRLTQYKKLMITRLKRSLQTNKKLLRITENEADQSVRTELYIYTALSQGLYSVNKKRWAEALQAFSVARCGLELIIHQSEEDSEGENFKKTLSEELLDTLVDPSLSLAVSQIEQHQSTSDLITIARKHCHDKHLPYLEPAVELIRSQDPSLVQEPMDEDLSRTVTWREHEAHVYNDEIATKIVRLNRIDWQSFEEANDYDSLLQKWTALVDLHEADLSKNRDEDDLEKTQDGAIVLTYLKYHVHFTKLKRDLLLIHQLESKVFASSAKKLQTHRDVIRLYDSIISTVESLKDLPGVYNDEDMYDSLENMQKFFTAKRSVVVAESYALVNMFPEALKVYSHLADTFEVTPDFYKTDSFPYDVTSIEQVKELSNTIQSSLSRAHVMAQFHREQSGASDYVMDNVYKFPIADKVNKITDAGEKGALRPMLSKAVLFDIAFNYISYSTRGDSSTKEAKASGDKKKSGFFGIFGR